The Prinia subflava isolate CZ2003 ecotype Zambia chromosome 23, Cam_Psub_1.2, whole genome shotgun sequence region TAACACAATAGATTTCCACACTGCTCTCTGAAAAGACAGAGTCAAGTCCTTCATCACTGCTTCAGTTATTTTAGTTTAtcccctcttctccctccctgtTAAGGTTCTCTGAAAAGCACCTTCTGGTTTTAAAagttctctttttctcttcttttcaaagaaaaacaccagTGTGAGAACTTGAGTACCTTTACATTCAAGTGGACTTTTGCCTTACAACTCTTTGAATTAATTCATTTGTTTGATCATTtatgcctttttctttccttaaacttggatctgctgggctgggaattAAGAGTATTGTTGATTACTGCTGTCTTGCTCACTGCTTCTCAGACACCGAAATAAAACAAACATGGATTTTGTTTGCAAATTGTTCCTGGAAAGCAAAATATGAAGTTCTTAGAAAGCAAAACTTCTTGCTTCTTCCTGAACAAGAGAACACAGGACCACTTTGATTAGCACCAAAAGGATTTTAAATGAACAGTTCCAGGGAGCTCCTTTCAAATCATAAAATGTCAATTTTACATAAAAGTGTTTACAAATAGTTTCTGCTTTACACTCAGCTCTGCTCATTACTGACCAGAAGTTATATACATACAAACTAGCTCAGCAGCTTCAACCACTTGTAAGGAGACTGcagaatttatttcagaaataaaaataggatTTCCTGGTTCCTAGAAATTCTCTTCAGCCTGCCAGATTCAGTCCCCTgtgggctcctgcagcctcaggaGAGCACTAAGCCTTTGGGGAGAAGGGGTACTGTGGGTGCCACCAATCCAGGAGCCTGACACTGTGCACGGGGTCCAGCACCACCTGCACCCCCTGCTCCACACGTGGCTTCTTCCCGTTGCGCACGGGTGTGTCCTGGAACACCAGGCGCACACGGTGGTGCCGCATGTCCGTGCTCACCGAGATGGAGAACTGCAAGAGAGGAAACCACAGCTGCTTCAGAAAGTCACAGTGACCAAGAGAGCTCTCAACACAACACTTCTAGATTTTATAAATTCCTCTGAATTGTACAACTCTAAGGTGTTTCACAGTAACACTCTCAAGGCTACAGCACTGGATCCAAACTGGCTCTCTGGCTGGCAGCCCCAAATAATCATGCTGGAAGCTGTAAGGGTTGTAAAGGAACACTGGAGCCACCTGGGCAGTGGTGAAGTCACCATTCCTTGCAGTGTTCAAAAGGCCTGCAGATTTGGCACTTGGGACATTGGCTAGGAGTgaacactgcagtgctgggactTGATCTTGAAGGACTTTTCCAATCTAAGTAATTTTATGAGTCTGATTTTAAGTGAACCTGGAAGCAAGTGGCTATCAGAAATCTGGAACTCACTGCCCAACTCCTACGTGAGGCCAGACTGAACCTCTCCTGAACACTAGCCACATCTGAAACCCTGACTCCCAGTCAGGAACCAAACACACATGCAAAGAGTTTGCTCATATGGGATTTTACTCTCAGAATTTATTGCCATAAAGAGATATTGTCCTGTGAGGGGCAGGCTTCCACTTGTGCTGCTCTCTGTCTCCTGTACTTGCTGCAGTTCTGGTAATTGACCTGCTCCCAGACACTGAACAaccacagctcctgacagatTCTCTATATCCTGTCTATTCACTGCACCAAACAAGGAACAGCCAATGGAAATTGAGAAGTTAAACTGAGATTCTGAGCATTTCCTCTCTTCATTAACCATACCATTCCCAGAACTGGTTTGCTGATAGAGCAGTAAGATTTATACAGCCCAAAAGAGGCACTGAGTGGGACTCTTGGGGTTGTCCTGTATGATTCCTGGAGTTGGGCTCTATGATCCCTGATTCCAACACTGCAGATTCCAGGTTCCCTCTTCATGTCCTTACAGGAACCTCATCTGCAAAGCCTGGCAGCTTTCTCCCACTCACCAAGGCGAAGGTCATGCCCATGACGATTGGCACGAAGATGAAGTTGAAGGTGGTGatctgcagcaggcagcaatCCTGATCTGGGTTTGTGTGCACTTCCTCATACTGGATTGGGGGCTGGAGACCTTTGCAACACTTGCTCTTAAATCTGGGAGACTTGAAAGAAAGAGAGGCTGATTTAGCAAAGCAGGAACctctgctgggtttggctgctcctccccagtGTGGCCTGGCagtctctcctcctccccaggtgTTTGGGCAAAGTGTCACGTTAACAACAAAATACCATCACTCAGGATGGGCAATTTGCAGGACCATTTCTTTAGAGGGGAAATCTGCACAATTCCCAAGGCTGCCTGAAGTTACTGGTTTCTCCCAAGACCCACTACTGCAGGCTTTCCCTGGCGTAGCTGGCTGTCTTCACTTCTCTGAGAAATCTTGGCAATGGCATAACAAGAAGCTTCAGATTTTGGTCAACATTTTGACCACTGCATTGAGACAGTCTGGGTTTTGGTAGCAAAGAGTAGTGACGACCCAAAGATGAGATTAATTGGTGTAAAAAATTATCCACATTTTATAGCAGGGAAAGGCTACCAAAGGAGAAAATAAGTATGTGGGATTCTAATTGTCTTGGTAGCACAGACTGAAAACTGAGTGTAGTCCCACAATGTGCTTTAGTTTACCATGGGCATCAGTTTGCATTTACTGTCTCAATGGACAAAAAGCTTCCACTTCCCTTCTACCCccctgaaaaataatttctgcttgaAACAAAAGTCACAGCTGATCTGGTTCTTCATACCTGCTTTTTGAACTTGAAGTTGAATTCCCACATTGCTTCTTGTCTGTTCCCTACAATCTTTTTGCACCAGAAAAGCAGACACTGaggcagaaaaaagaaacagaaaattatgaaaCCCTTAGAAGCACCACTTTAAATAAGTTTTAACAGATATAAAGGCTTCCAATTGCAAACACAATTACATAGGAGCAATTTAAAGCCATTTATTCAAATGAATTATGTTCAAAGAACCCTCTCAGCAGTGTAGATCTCCCAGTTTCAATCTGGCCAACTCTCCATGCAACACATAGTCACTGAAGTGCCAAATAGCAAAATCCTGTTGTGCCACTTTTCCCTTTCCTAGGGCAGAGATGAGTGGTGCACATTCACCCATTCCCTACCACCCACCAGCAACTCCCATTAAACTGGGTTCCAAACAAGGCTAAAGTGAGGAACAATGGAGAACAGAATAAGGATTGAGAAGGAAAGGATCTAGAGGGAAATACAAAGACCAGTACATGAGCTATGAGGTGATGGATGAAGAAGTTCCTAAACCACTGTGATGTCAAATGGAAACCTTGACCTTGCCATCACCAGCACTGACTGTCATCCTTTCAAGTCCAAAACACTGCCAGGACAGCACGGTCTAACCACGTTCTGTCtcctttcaaaagaaaatgaaaaaccagCCTCAAACAGCTTCAGAAGtcaccagcactgccctcccATGCAGACATACACCAGGACTGCTCCAATTTCACTTAGTTATCACTGTGTGGGCCAcagactccagcccaggagctcaATCTAGAgcagaaggctcagaagaacTCCTGTAGGAGGGAAATCCCTGCCTGCCAGACACAATACAAGCAACCAGCCTTCAACAGCCAGGAAAAGAACCTGGCAAGTCAGTCCTCCCATCCCTCAAAGCTTTTCCACACCACAGATGCCAGCCCACCACAGCTGGTCTTATCTTTCATCAGcgtcagcaggaaaaggagtaATAATGTGGGTGAAGAGAACTTCCTGTGATCCATACACAGCCTCTCCTGAAGAGAGAAGGCCTGACTGAGTTGCAGGGCAAACCACACATTTAACTTCATTCCAGGATGGAGTGATCCTAATAAAACAAAGCCAGAACCAGCCTCCACCACAGGGGCTCTGAAGAGACCAAAGGGGTACAAGACTCTACTTCAACTCTGAGTCATATCCATATCCAACAAGAGTCCTTAAAGGACCTTTTATCTCCACAGTGTTCATGAGGTGAACAACAAAGCTCTGCGAAGTAAAGCTCAGAAACATGCATGGAATAACTTCCACCTAGGAGAAAGCAGCCCTCAGGGGTTTTTCCAATAAAAACATTCTCCAGATCCTTTAACTAAGAtgagcagcagatgctgctgagTTGAACTCCACCATCAGTGGCATTTGTAGTTCACCTGCAGAGACAGGCTGGTCTAGCAACCTGTTTGGTCATGGCAAGTAGTGAATCACGAAAGGTCAGTACCTCCTAAGGGGCAGAGGATGTCGTCCTCGGGTCAGCCGTCCTGCCCTTCAGACGCGCCGTGCGGCTGCCGCTCCGCCCAAAATAATGGGGTGTCTTTAAAGGGCAAACACCTCTGCTGACACCATAACGGCTCCAGTGTCCCACACAAGCTAGgctagggaaagaaaaaaggaaattaaagagGAAAAGCTAGGTTGGATCACACCCGGGGCTGGGCTCTCCTCTAGCCACATGCAGTTTAGGTAGGTGTTGCCGTTAGTGTCAGCAACCCACAAAGGTACGACCAAAGCCCAGGAAAGCCATAACGTGGGGAGGCACTGCCAGGTCCCCCTGCAAACCCTCTGTACTGAGGAATTTCTGTGCACAGTCCCACAGGTGGAGCTCAGAGTCCTGCAGTGCAACGGTACAGCAAGACCAGACTCAGGATGGCTCTTTCATGCTGCAAGGGGTTAGGTCAAACCTCTACTGCTCTGACAAAGTCTCATTcccatttaatttccttttttaaaagctgaacaATGAAAGACTGCACTTAAAGGATCCTTGTCCAACTGTTAGTACAGGAGAAGCACTAGCAGTGGGCACCAAAGCCGTTATGATGTCACCAGGAATCCTCCCAAAATGCCAAGCCTGCCAGCACCGCCTCAGGGTTCCAGCTCCTGCAACCACGAGCAGTGGGAGCTTGGGCTCAGGACTACTGGAATTTCCTCAAAGTGTCTTGCTTTTTCAGTTGGTAAGAATGAAGATCCCAAACTTGGGGACTCAGGAAGagaagcacacacagagccatgtgtttttccctgtgctgcagcaccacctcctgtgtgctgctggatgCTCCCCGAGCCTATGACAGCCTATGAcagggagaagaaggaaggagggtGAGATGTCACGTACAGATAGATGAGGCTCCTCTATTTTGAATAGCAAAGAAAGAATAACTCCTCAACAAAACCCACTTCAGTTTGGCTCCAAAAACCTCATTCAACAGGTTTTTGACCTTGATTTGGAGGGTGGAGAATTCATTGTTGCTTAAGCCACTCACAGAGCATTGACTAGTTGCAAGTTAAAACCAAACAAGAGACACAAAGGCATTTCAGAGTTAATGGTCAACAGCAACTAGAGTGCAATGATATGCAAGTGCTGCAAGCTGGGATAGTGCAGGGAATTACCTGCCCACACCACAGACAAACCTTTCACAACCCGACGCAAGTGCAGCCCAGTCCCAAAGCAGACACTGGCTCTGCACATTTGCCATGCTCACCCCAGCATCACCACCCTGCTTCACCCACACACCAGACCATGGATGACCTGCAGGAAAGCAGGGTGACACAACTCCTGGCATCAGTGTCACTCCTGAGCTCTCCAGAGGCCTGTTACAGAGAGATGTGCTCTGACAGTGTCAGAATAAAGCAAAACATATAAAAGCTGATCCTATGGAGGCTCGTTCAGAGAAGGGAAGTGCTGCAAACATTCCTGGCAGTTCTGACATCCAGTGAAACCAGAGCCCTTTTGCTGGTTAAAACGGTGTAGTGTAGGACTTAGACAGAAGTTACTCCAAAGAGTAACTGCACAGGTACAAGTAACCAGCCCACTTTTACAAATCCCACTGAGAATACCCAGTTAGTGACCATCCTACTCCACAGCTTCACTGGTGACCATCTCCAcagtatttgcttttcttctagaaagaaaaatacaaaccaaacagaaacaGCAACATCTCATACAAATCCCAGGTCCTGAGTGATGCCACTTACTCTGGAATTCTTTAAAGTGCTGGGAGTACTGTCTGGGATGGCGGGGTTCCTGGAGAGGCGGGCGGCGAAGGGCTCATACATGTGGAACAGGGAGCGGATGACGCAGGCGCGCAGGCAGTGCAGCTTCTCCATGGACTCCGGGCGCAGGCGCAGGGGCAGGTACGCATCCAGGCTGTAGTGCCTGCAGAACCCACAGGAATGGTGTCAactccagggcacagccagggcagggcagggacagagctctgTCACAGGAAAACTCCACATCTGACTGACCACTGGACTCTGGTAAACTCTGAAGGCTGAGAGGGGGTTATGCTGCTGACGGGACGTCACATGGCAGCCTCAAAGCCCTGACCTGCACCAGGCAGGCTTCCAGCCCACACATCCTGCTACAATTCCCAATGGCTACTAGTCTGCCTAGAGACcagctggggatggagctgcaggctgcaggtTGCTGCAGGTTCCCAGGGactcccagctgagctgactgcagctctcagcactgCCTGAGTCGCCTGAATGCCTGCCCTCAAGGGCTATTCCTTGATCACATTCCAAAGGAGCCCTTGCTAGGGAATGTCACACTAAAAAACAGGGGTGAGGGTGACCTCTACTCTGTGCCCCCACTGCATGTGCCTCCTGGGCAACAGGTGTGTGAAGAAAATGTTCTCTCCTGAAGGAATACCCCGGTGGCATGCACTGGGACAGAAGAATTTGTATCAAGTGTTGACTACCCCTTTGCCCTCCTTGCTTTCACTCACTCCTGTCACTATACAGCTCCAAAATGGCCCAATTACAGGGAGGTGGCTGTGATCAGAGCTTGAGGCAGGGCAAATTGTCCATCAGTGATGTTTGCCTTTCCACACTGACCATGCCATACACACTTGGAGAGGCTGATGTATACAAGTGTTGGGCCACGGCAAGCAGAAAAGGACACAAAGCTCTGAGATTTTACAGGGAGCATACAGGAATACACCACAGAGATCCATTTCCTGATCCAAAGCAGATGTGATATTAGAATCTTATtatggtttgggctggaaggaaccttaaagctcaGCTCATTCCACCCCCCACCATGGAcggggacaccttccactatcccagggtgctccagcctggtcTCGGACACTTCCAcagatgggacagccacagtttctctgggaaatctgtgcCAAGACCTCACTGCCttcacagccaagaattttttcctaacatccaatataaccctcccctctcccctttacaaccattactccttgtcctgtcaccacCCACCGATATAAGAAGTCCCTCTGCCTCCCTTTTATAAGCCCCCTtaaggtactggaaggccacagggAAGTCTTCCCCaagccctctcttctccaggctgaacaaccccagctttACCAGCTTGTCTTTGAGGGAGAAGAATATTCCACAACCCCTTGCCAAGAAAAGCCCACATCACCATGTCTATGTTCAAACACAAGGCCCAGGCCTACAGGGAATTATTCCCttatttccagctctgcagagaactGCTCTCTACTGAAACCTCCCACAACCAGTTTAAAAACTCTCTAGAGGCTCACCTTCTGTAGAGCCTGGTCCAAAAGGCAGCAGTGCAAGTGACAGTCCAGGCTTTCTTGCAGATCAGAGAGAACCGGACAATGTCCTCAGGGCGGATGTAGGaagccaggagcagccagatATCGATGGGAtattcctctcctcctcccccttcaGCATCTTCTAAAGGCAGTGAGGGTGTATTAGCACAGGACATCACATCTGCACCAATTCCCACCTAGAGACACCTGTTGCACACTGGGCCGCTGAAttacacacacagagtcagCCCAAGCCCCAGTCCACACAACCTCagtggccctgctgcccactccCATCAGTGTCCACACAGCCACGACACCTCCCTCATGCTGGACACCTGCCACTGTTAACCCTGCTGCACAAGTGTGCAAAGTGGCAGATCCATAAAGGAATTCAGGCTGAAAGGGTTCTCTGGAGGTTTCTAatccagcagctcagctcaaAGCACTAAGAATTAGGTCATTTTGTTCAGCATCTTATCCAAGTGAGTTCTCTGTGCAAGGATGGAAACCACAAAGCTTTTCTGGACCCTGTTTCAATGCCTGACCCTGTCACAGCTGAAATACCATACTGAAGttgggaaataaaaatttgatGTAAAATAAAGAGGCAACTTTATGTAAAAGAGGGCCAAGCTCCCTCTTGCATTTTTAATCAAAAGGGCACATTCAACAGGTCACTACAATTGCTTCACACTTGAAGACTTAGATCATTGATACACCCAGGCTTGTCAATTCTTTGTTCCAGTGGTCACAATGTTTTGATAGGAGCTCTGTCAGGGAGGAAAATTCTGTTCTGCATCTGGCAATCAGCTGCTTTTCTCAAATCTCTTAATTTCATTAAAGCTTCTTGGATGGGAATTTTTAATGCAATTCAGACAGAGAGAATGGCCTGCTCTTCCTCTCAGAGGTGTCAGAACTGCTCAGCCAGAACTGAGGGCTCACACTCCTTTCATTCCTGGAGTGTTTTGTAGTTTACACCACatgtaaagaatatttttaaagaatataaGTAGGTGAACAATACTGAGCATTAGGGAGGttaagaacagaaaaggaaaacataacTTGTCCATAGTGCTAAtaggaaaagctgctgtgagGTCTCTGGCACAGAAGAGGTGTTTGGGAACTTGAGGATGCCAGATCTAACCCTGAGACAGCAGGTTAATACAAAGGGCAGTTCTTTAACCTCATGTGATACTGGCCAAAGAAAACTCTGGACATGATCATTTCCCCAGAGCACTTCAGATTTATGGCAGCCACACCCACAACGGGCTGCTGCACCCACTCTGCTGCATCAGCTCTGACTTAAGAAGCCATCAGATTCCCCACTGCTGATCTCAAGAGGGCAGCCAGAAGCATCACTGTTCTAtgctgttttttcttccctaaacAAGACAAGGCTGTAATAGAACAGAATATTGTCTTAGTCTCATAGCTCCAGTCACTCAGATATTATTTTGCCAGCATTCTGAAGGATGCCTTAATACAAGAGGTTAAACTCTTAACTCCCTTCCCAGAGGAAGTTCTGTCCACCTTCAGTCTGTGGTGGATGATCACGTGCTACATAAATTGCTATTAAGCTCAAGAAAACTGGTTAAAATTTGCTTCTCAAACTGAAAACAACCTGTTACTAGAAACTTCTTCAGGGTTCCCCAgtccagcagagctgtttgctgctTACACTGCATTGTCAACGGATTTCTATGGAGTTGCACAAAGTGTAAATGCTGAAGGATACATCTCCCTTGAACTAATGTATTATGATGCTACTAGGATCAAATACACTTCCTTGCTGGAAAAAGAGCCCTTTAAACCCATTTGTAACAAATCACAGCCTTGGAAACACACTGAAAGCAGAACTTGTGTTTTGCCAACAACTGCATCACTGACAGCAGCACTTCAACCCCAGAGCAAACCTCCTGCCACCACCCCACGTTCAGTGAAGCAACAAAGCCAGCGGCAAAGCAGCACAACTTTGGAATAgcagtgtttgttttccaaGGCTGAAGGACATTTGCTAAAAGCAAGGAGCTCACAGGCTCTGATTTCATCTCCCAGGCTCTGCCTTTGTGCAAATACAGCTCCTGTAACCAAGTGCCAGCAGATTTACAAGTGACTAAACCCTTGGAATGTCTTTGTGCACATACAAATTTCAGAATGCTCCAAGAGCCCCATGACCATCCTGTAAATCCCCAGCATGAGCATCCCCCACGCAGGACATGCAGCAGGagcccacagagccacagaaggGCAGGTGACCACACCTTTGTGccttttgctcttctttttcctcGAGGCAGCCCTCCCATTGATGCTGTCCTTGGCATCCATCTCATCGCTGCTGTCACAGGACTCTCCTGACACGGAGAGAACTTCCTCAGTAGGGACACAGGAAGCTTCCAAACCACACAGGGATTTTACTGGAATGAAAAATGACAGTAAGTTcaacagcagagaggaaaacgTGATCCAAGTTCAGGAGATGCTTCAGTGTAGCCACTGCCTTAAAGCATTCTGGTGAGTGACACAAGCAAAATAAATCCTGAGCTCAAGGATTACCTTGTCAGGGAAAGATTAGCAGGGGTGAGTCAATGGGAAACATAATTATTCAGCTGCTTGTTTTAAAGAATGAACAATAAGGATGATTACCAGCACATTATGCAGATCCCACTGGTTTAGCTGAAGCTATTTACAACACCAAATAAACAACAGGCTCTTTCTAAGGGGTAACTGGTTTCCCTGAACAGCAGAGTTGCCTTGCATGGCCGTGTTCAGCCAGGAGCCAGCAcctgctctggagctgtttTATGAGCAGAGAAGACTCACTCCCTTTGTAGCAGGACAAACATCCTGTGGCCAATGACACAGTCCACCAGGGCTGGAACTGTGTCAAGTGCACAGGAGTTTCACTTAACCTGGAATTTAGTGAAGGGAAAGACTCTGGCCTCGTGAAGAAAACAGCCAGTTGAGTCAGCTGGAGTTtggagttggttttttttctgtatctggGGACATGTTTAGACATATGCCTGttcagaaatattatttttaaaactctaCCTGTAAACTGAGGGCTCATTAGGGCACAAAAATCCACATGTGAGTAAGTAATGACAGTCTTGGAAAAAGAAAGGTGTGGTTCTACCTTACAGCTGTGAGGCACAGCCAgagacaccagcactgccacagcagcacaaaggcTTTGCAAACAGGCTGTGAAATTCATTCAAGAGCTGAATTCCAACCCAGCCTGGGTGAAGAATAGAACATGACCATGAGGTCAGAGGAGGCTCACGGTGTTCAAGCATTTCTACCTAGCACAAATAGAAGCCCAGGAAGGTTTTACACATCCCAGTTCCAGTTACTGCAGTCACCAGAGCCACTGAAGAGCAGAATGTGCTGTTTGAATCACAGAGtaccagaaaaacaacaacaagaaaccGAACATAAACTCAGgtgaaaaatattctcatttctAACCATCTAACaaggttttaaaatgaaaagacagCAAATGGAAAGATAATCTTCAAACAGGGCTTGACTGTACCCACTGACTAGACACACCTCAGTGCTCTGCTAAACCAGTTCTACCTCACTTTGCACAGTTTGTACTGTAAACTGGATGCTTTCCTGGCACCTGTATGTATTCATGACAGTTAGTTCCCTCACTGCCAAATCCTACTGCCCTCTCCACATGACCTTTTATAGATAAAAAGAGAGTGAAATAGGTGGCAACACAAATGATAGTGAGTTAAGATATCAACTTCAGCCAAGCAAGAGAGGACATAACTGACAGGGACTCAGAGTGGGGTTTAGAAGAAGAGTCCCACTCTGCTACGGAAAAGTCAGTCTCTGAGTCAACAGGACAGTACATTGAGCAGTGTAACCCTCTCTTCACCTCACTGTTGTAATCCTCCCATCTTGAGCATTagaagggggaggaaaaaaagcccagaaaaaTTCCTCCTGGGCGTGGCTCCCCTGCCGGTGAAGCTCCCATGGGATGCTCGCTGTGGGAagtgccctgcctgctgcactcACACCCAGCACGGGGTTTACTCTGAGCCAAGCTTCTGGAGAGCAGCAAGGCCAAAGGTTGGGGCTCCCGTCTCCACGCGTGGCACTCCACGATGCACAGATAAGGCTGGGCCAGATAAGGCTGCAGCACAGTCATGGCTGCAGCAGATaaggctggagcacagccctggggctggggaggagatcCCGAGGATCCCTGAATCCGGAAGGGAAACCCCTGAGACAGCACTGCAAAGACCTAGGAAAGGGGTGGGCAGGAAACTGCTGCAACCTGGAATCACCAGGATGAGGTAGGGGTAAGccagaaacacagcaggaaaggGGATAAACTGGATGAAGCAGGTGATGCTGGGGGCAAGGAGCACAGAACACCAGCAGTTTGCCAGCATGATGCTGAAGTGCCGGACTTTGCCTCAAGGAGACAGAACACAGATGGGTgaacaggaacaggaatggAAGAGGGAAGCCCCAAACAAAGGAGGCCACAAAAGAGGGAGGTAGTAGTAGCTTTTAAGCTACTCAAGCTGAAGAGGATGTTCACATCACTACTGCCCCTGACAGGCACTCATGCTAAGCGCATACTGTCTCCAACAATGCAAGATTTCAGCAGCAAACCAAGAGCTTCCCTTTATGAAAAGTTCAGTCATTGCTGTCAACACAACATCAACCTCCAGCATGTGTGACCAGATACATTTAAAAGGCCTAAACATCACCATTTCTCAAGCAAGTGGGGTGTGTTCGTTCAGAAAGCTTCCAGACCAGGAGGAAGTAGGTAACAAAGTACTGCACTACCCTTCCAGGAAAGCTCCTTGTTTACAGAGTTCACCAAATAAACAGCAACACCCTCCCAAGACCTCCTTGCAACATATGTTTGACAGAAATATCACAATCTTACTCTCCCTGGAAAGAACTTTACCTACTAATAAAGTTATCTACAGTTTTATATGTGgtaataaagaaataatgacTTTTATCATGTTATTGTCTGCTTCAAGCAGGAGATGACACCCAAGCCTCTCCTTCTCAGGCACTAACAAAGCCTCAGCAACTCTTGCACCAGGCTTTCTGCAAACCTCCTGTCTAAATCCTTAACACCCAATTGTCTACAGAGTAGCACAGGCTCACTGTCAGCACTAAAGGACACACATTTTCTCAGTTTAAGGAAGAGGAGCTTCCCATGTCACACAGAGGCCTGCAGAACGTGAAGACAGCATGGGGAAGGCTGGGGCCCCAGGGCAGACTCACCTTCCTGCTGCACTGCATTGGCCACAGCTTTCTTCACCCGCCCAGACTTCACGACAGCTGGGTCTGAGTTGGCGTAATCTGCCACCGTCACTGCAGAGAGGGGGAAACAAGGGTCAGAGGGATTAGAGGTTATGGCGAGGGGACAGAAGGGCTAAGAGTTATGATGCCTAAAGGCAATACTCCCTAGAGCAGACACTTGAGGAGGAGACGCACAAGCAGGAAAATGAGCCTCAGCAGAGAGGTGCAGGCCAGGAGTCCCCAGCAATTCTCTACTCCAGACCGTCGGTCTGGTGGGTTCAGAAGACCCAcgcccctgcccagcccagtg contains the following coding sequences:
- the TMEM183A gene encoding transmembrane protein 183A isoform X2; translation: MAPRGRPAAAAMPRRGARKRLKFRADDVCSERVTVADYANSDPAVVKSGRVKKAVANAVQQEVKSLCGLEASCVPTEEVLSVSGESCDSSDEMDAKDSINGRAASRKKKSKRHKDAEGGGGEEYPIDIWLLLASYIRPEDIVRFSLICKKAWTVTCTAAFWTRLYRRHYSLDAYLPLRLRPESMEKLHCLRACVIRSLFHMYEPFAARLSRNPAIPDSTPSTLKNSRCLLFWCKKIVGNRQEAMWEFNFKFKKQSPRFKSKCCKGLQPPIQYEEVHTNPDQDCCLLQITTFNFIFVPIVMGMTFALFSISVSTDMRHHRVRLVFQDTPVRNGKKPRVEQGVQVVLDPVHSVRLLDWWHPQYPFSPKA
- the TMEM183A gene encoding transmembrane protein 183A isoform X3, producing the protein MDAKDSINGRAASRKKKSKRHKEDAEGGGGEEYPIDIWLLLASYIRPEDIVRFSLICKKAWTVTCTAAFWTRLYRRHYSLDAYLPLRLRPESMEKLHCLRACVIRSLFHMYEPFAARLSRNPAIPDSTPSTLKNSRCLLFWCKKIVGNRQEAMWEFNFKFKKQSPRFKSKCCKGLQPPIQYEEVHTNPDQDCCLLQITTFNFIFVPIVMGMTFALFSISVSTDMRHHRVRLVFQDTPVRNGKKPRVEQGVQVVLDPVHSVRLLDWWHPQYPFSPKA
- the TMEM183A gene encoding transmembrane protein 183A isoform X1, whose amino-acid sequence is MAPRGRPAAAAMPRRGARKRLKFRADDVCSERVTVADYANSDPAVVKSGRVKKAVANAVQQEVKSLCGLEASCVPTEEVLSVSGESCDSSDEMDAKDSINGRAASRKKKSKRHKEDAEGGGGEEYPIDIWLLLASYIRPEDIVRFSLICKKAWTVTCTAAFWTRLYRRHYSLDAYLPLRLRPESMEKLHCLRACVIRSLFHMYEPFAARLSRNPAIPDSTPSTLKNSRCLLFWCKKIVGNRQEAMWEFNFKFKKQSPRFKSKCCKGLQPPIQYEEVHTNPDQDCCLLQITTFNFIFVPIVMGMTFALFSISVSTDMRHHRVRLVFQDTPVRNGKKPRVEQGVQVVLDPVHSVRLLDWWHPQYPFSPKA